The Magnetococcales bacterium genome includes the window ATTCCATCAGACTGGCCAATCAGATGCTGAAAAAATCGGGGCTTTCGTTTTTGGATATCGTGCGCCAGCGGGAAGCCGACACCTCCGTGACGGAGATGCGCACCGAGTTTTTACGCCGGATGCAGCATTTGACCCAAAAGAATCAGGCCGAACAGGAAGCCATGCGCGAGGAACACCGCAAAGAGGTGGACTATCTGAACCGGCGTATCGTCTGGTGGCGGGAAAAGGCCGTGCGCATGAATGACGAATCCCATCAGGAGGAGATCCTGAAGCTGAACCGTAAAATTGACTGGTGGCGCCACAAATACCAGCATTTGCAGGAACGGGTCGAGCAGGAAAAAGCAGAGCTGATTGCGACCATGACCAAGCGGATCAACTATTGGAAGAGCAAAGCCAGCGGCGCCCTGCTGGGTTTCCAGTCCAAAAATCCGGCGGCATAGAGACAGGGTTTCGTCAGGGAGGCGCGCTCAGAAGGGGTTCGATCCAGCGGCGGAGTCGTTCGGGCTCCAACTCGCCGGTCTGGGAGCGCACGACGTTGCCCTTGCGATCCAAAAATTTGGTGGTCGGCAGCCCCACAACCCCACCCAGGAATTGACCGAGACCCTGGATTTTTTTTGGATCGCCCAAAATGATGGGGTAGTTGATGCCCCATTGGGTAACGAATCCACTGAGTTTACCCCGATCGGCGCGGTCCATGAAATTCACCCCGATGATGGCCAGACCTTGTTCCTGA containing:
- a CDS encoding TlpA family protein disulfide reductase — protein: MRHRLRGFGWEVVCGWAILLACLCSACAIFPAWAEPPRGLDAPLETVTGEKLRLADYRGKVLVINFWATWCPPCLNEIPTLIQFQKQYQEQGLAIIGVNFMDRADRGKLSGFVTQWGINYPIILGDPKKIQGLGQFLGGVVGLPTTKFLDRKGNVVRSQTGELEPERLRRWIEPLLSAPP